The Vigna radiata var. radiata cultivar VC1973A unplaced genomic scaffold, Vradiata_ver6 scaffold_290, whole genome shotgun sequence genome has a window encoding:
- the LOC106754312 gene encoding uncharacterized protein LOC106754312 translates to MSPSVKSKSKSQEKASPRAGKEQHKTSPKTSVSPTHGSGVPASPQNPILGTFQTPETLLVASSIRVHDTSHFTKVEDADEHSSSPQGAVSESDSVSINGSCSGESEESKEKVAVTNSCTRPDSVPGCDSDRREKIRLKNERKHQRQRERRAQELHDRCRGYLLSRKLESLAQQLVAMGFSSERATLALMLNDGKLEQSVSWLFEANEEQSQTKDTTSLVSEGNLKIDITDELAQISALEVKYNCSKQEVERAIVAYEGDLQKAENTLKTQKQEQHGTQSKSEDSVQNGIRSQGLPAESVSMQQRESESDFNHYSKDGGSDSMFPDLETGNVQSLQPNHPNFTRERRWSGVPGSSPSSAMLAMAPSMQAVSPLIKMEAGMPIGVANEGRMIQQGLGREPVMMQHPQFTNAKQNSMVSLNSFPSGAAGWYVNSIPGVENVRSNGKLLQTQSVRSISPNHLEQFCQAPYKEYSHFFGPADYSSAGVGGYCKPMGASSTPPPSIPPRHHGSWSMNVQPLPALAVPTSLGLFSGHHSAARTFSSHPHMDWNTGGLMPEFDYTSIDWSLNVQSSSGGACLGISSLLRNSYGNRRSSPCMSGLQNVGMNRESSSSAGLREWTTPFAGKDLFSVPRQFVTSPPM, encoded by the coding sequence ATGTCTCCATCAGTGAAATCAAAATCCAAGTCCCAGGAGAAAGCCTCTCCAAGGGCTGGTAAGGAACAACATAAGACTTCTCCAAAGACTTCTGTCTCTCCTACTCATGGAAGTGGTGTTCCTGCCAGTCCACAAAATCCGATCTTGGGAACATTTCAAACACCAGAAACATTATTGGTTGCTTCCTCTATTCGAGTTCATGACACCAGTCATTTCACGAAAGTAGAGGATGCAGATGAGCATTCTAGTAGTCCCCAAGGAGCCGTGTCGGAGAGTGATTCAGTTTCTATCAATGGCAGCTGCTCTGGTGAGTCAGAAGAGTCTAAAGAGAAGGTAGCAGTAACAAACTCTTGTACACGGCCTGATAGTGTACCTGGTTGTGATAGTGACAGGAGGGAGAAAATCCGGTTGAAAAATGAGAGGAAGCACCAGAGACAGAGAGAAAGGAGAGCTCAAGAGTTGCATGACCGTTGTCGTGGTTACCTATTGTCAAGAAAGCTAGAATCACTTGCACAGCAATTAGTGGCAATGGGGTTCTCTTCTGAACGAGCAACACTGGCCTTAATGTTAAACGATGGAAAATTAGAGCAATCAGTATCTTGGCTATTTGAAGCAAATGAAGAACAATCACAAACTAAGGATACTACCAGCCTTGTGAGTGAGGGTAATCTGAAAATTGACATAACTGATGAGCTTGCTCAGATATCTGCCTTGGAGGTCAAGTACAATTGTTCAAAGCAAGAGGTTGAAAGAGCAATTGTTGCTTATGAAGGTGATCTTCAAAAGGCAGAAAATACCTTAAAAACACAGAAGCAGGAGCAGCATGGGACCCAATCGAAGTCTGAAGATTCTGTTCAGAACGGTATCAGATCACAAGGATTGCCAGCAGAGTCGGTTTCCATGCAGCAGAGAGAGAGTGAAAGTGACTTCAACCATTACAGCAAGGATGGTGGTTCTGACTCTATGTTCCCTGATCTTGAAACTGGGAATGTACAGTCTCTGCAGCCGAATCATCCGAATTTCACCAGGGAGAGAAGATGGAGTGGTGTTCCAGGATCAAGCCCTTCTTCTGCCATGTTAGCCATGGCACCATCCATGCAGGCAGTGTCTCCATTGATCAAAATGGAGGCTGGCATGCCTATTGGTGTTGCAAACGAAGGAAGAATGATTCAACAAGGACTAGGAAGGGAACCAGTAATGATGCAACATCCACAATTCACAAATGCCAAACAAAACTCCATGGTTTCTTTAAATTCCTTTCCTTCAGGAGCTGCAGGGTGGTATGTAAATAGTATTCCAGGTGTTGAAAATGTGAGGTCAAATGGGAAGTTACTACAAACTCAAAGTGTAAGAAGTATCAGTCCAAATCATTTGGAGCAATTTTGCCAAGCTCCTTACAAAGAATATTCTCATTTCTTTGGACCAGCAGATTACTCATCTGCTGGGGTGGGTGGTTACTGCAAGCCAATGGGTGCATCATCAACACCTCCACCTTCGATTCCTCCTCGGCATCATGGTTCATGGAGCATGAACGTGCAGCCGTTGCCTGCACTCGCGGTGCCGACTTCCCTTGGACTGTTTTCTGGTCATCATAGTGCAGCCAGAACATTCAGCTCACATCCACACATGGATTGGAACACTGGGGGGTTGATGCCAGAGTTTGACTATACCAGCATAGATTGGAGTTTGAATGTGCAATCTTCTTCAGGTGGAGCTTGTCTAGGGATCTCTTCATTGTTGAGAAACAGTTATGGAAATAGGAGAAGCAGTCCCTGCATGAGTGGATTGCAAAATGTTGGCATGAATAGGGAAAGTTCATCATCTGCTGGATTGAGAGAGTGGACTACTCCTTTTGCAGGGAAGGACTTATTCAGTGTTCCTAGGCAGTTTGTTACATCTCCTCCTATGTAG